Genomic DNA from Streptomyces diastaticus subsp. diastaticus:
GGCGAGCGGGTTGCCGTGCGGGGACCAGCCCAGCGCCAGCGCGATCACCGCCAGCAGCACCACCTGGATCACCTCGGTGACCAGCACCGCCAAGGTCTTCGACGCCATCAGGGCCCAGCGGGGGAGCGGCGAGGCCCCCAGCCGCTTGAGGACGCCGTAGCGGCGCTCGAAGCCGGTGGCGATGGCCTGGCCGGTGAACGCGGTGGACATCACGGCGAGCGCGAGGACGCCGGGGGCGAGGAAGTCGACCGGCTCGTCGGCGCCGGTGTCGACGACGTCCACCGTGGAGAAGAGGACCAGCAGCAGCGACGGGATGATCACGGTGAGCAGCAGCTGCTCACCGTTGCGCAGCAGCAGCCTGGTCTCGAAGGCGGCCTGGGCGGCGATCATGCGGCCCACCGGCGCCGCCCCGGGCCTCGGGGCGTAGGTACCGGTCCTCATGCGCGCAGCTCCTTGCCGGTCAGTTCGAGGAAGACGTCCTCCAGGGTGTGGCGCTCCACCGAGAGCTGGTCGGGCATCACCCCGTGCTGGGCGCACCAGGAGGTGACGGTGGCCAGCAGCTGCGGGTCGACGGTGCCGGTCAGCCGGTACGAGCCGGGCACCAGCTCGACGGCGGCGGTGTCGGCGGGCAGCGCCTTCAGCAGCGAGGCCAGGTCCAGGCCGGAGCGGCCGGTGAAGCGCAGGGTGTTCTCGGCGCCGCCCCGGCACAGCTCCTCGGGGCTGCCCTGGGCGACGACGCGCCCGGCGTCGATGATCGCCACGTCGTCGGCGAGCTGCTCGGCCTCGTCCATCGCGTGGGTGGTCAGCACCACGCTGACGCCGTCGGCGCGCAGCTCGCGGACCAGCTCCCAGGTGGAGCGGCGGGCCTGCGGGTCGAGCCCGGCGGTCGGCTCGTCGAGGAAGACCAGTTCGGGGCGGCCCACCACGGCCATGGCGAGCGCGAGCCGCTGCTGCTGGCCGCCGGACAGGCGCCGGTAGGTGGTGCGGCCGCAGGAGCCGAGGCCGAGACGTTCGACCAGCGCGTCCACGTCCAGCGGGTGGGCGTGCAGCTTCGCCATGTGCCGCAGCATCTCGTCGGCGCGGGCGCCGGAGTAGACGCCGCCGGACTGGAGCATCACGCCGATCCGCGGGCGCAGCGCGGGCGCCTCGCGGACCGGGTCGAGGCCGAGTACACGGACGGTGCCGGCATCGGGCCTGCGGTAGCCCTCGCACGTCTCGACCGTGGTGGTCTTGCCCGCGCCGTTGGGGCCGAGGACGGCGGTGACGCCCGCCCGGGCGGTGAGGTCGAGGCCGTCGACGGCGGTCTTGGTGCCGTACCGCTTGATCAGGCCCCGCACCTGGAGAACGGGCTCCGGTGAGGCGGGCCGGGGAATCTCGCCCGGTGGGGTGCTGCGCATACCGGAGAGTCTAGGGACGGGCCCCCGCGCCCCGGTACGTGGGCCGCGGGGCCGCGTCCGCCGCCGGGCCGGCCCGGAGGCGGACGCGCCGGACGGTGACCGCGCGTGCCCTGCCGGTGTGGTTCCTTGTGACGGGTGGGACCGGTACCACAGCAAGAACGGTTAGGTAACCCTAAGTGATCGAAACCACTCAGTGGTCGCCACCTGCGCGGTTGTCGCTCTCGGTCGAATTACGCAACAATGGCGTTGTGAAAAAGGCTGGCGAGGCTCCGCAGGAGGAACTCGCGACCGGTGAGCGCTCCACCCGCAACCGTGTCGCGCGCTCCATCCTGGACCACGGCCCCTCCACGGTCGCCGCCCTGGCGAAGCGGCTCGGGCTCACCCAGGCCGCCGTCCGCAGGCACCTCGACGCGCTCGTCACCGACGGCGTCGTCGAATCCCGCGAACAGCGCGTCTACGGCGCCCGGACCAGGGGCAGGCCCGCCAAGGTCTTCGCCCTCACCGACTGCGGGCGGGACGCCTTCGACCAGTCCTACGACACGCTCGCCGCGGACGCGCTGCGCTGGATCGCCGAGACGGCCGGGCCCGAGGCGGTCGCCGCCTTCGCCCGGGCCAGGGTCGCCGCCCAGGCCGAGCAGTACCGCGCCGCCATGGGTGACGCGGACCCGGCGGACCGCGCCCACGCGCTGGCCAAGGCGCTGAGCGCCGACGGGTACCCTGCTACGGCGCGTAGCGCCCCCGAGCCGCAGCAGGGTGAGCAGCTCTGCCAGCACCACTGCCCGGTCGCGCACGTGGCCGAGCAGTTCCCACAGCTCTGCGAGGCGGAGACCGAGGTCTTCTCCCAGCTCCTGGGCACCCACGTCCAGCGCCTCGCGACCATCGCGCACGGAGACGGCGTCTGCACGACGTTCATCCCGCGCGCCACCCCGCAGACCACCGACACATCAGCAAGCACGGCCGGGAGGAACCCCGCATGACGCTCCCCACGGAGACTGCCCACCCCGAACTCGAGGGCCTGGGTACGTACGAGTACGGCTGGGCCGACTCCGACGCGGCCGGAGCCTCCGCCCGGCGTGGCATCGGCGAGGACGTCGTCCGCGACATCTCCTCCAAGAAGTCCGAGCCGGAGTGGATGACCAAGCTCCGCCTCAAGGGCCTGAAGCTCTTCGGCAAGAAGCCCATGCCGAACTGGGGCTCGGACCTCTCCGGCATCGACTTCGACAACATCAAGTACTTCGTGCGGTCCACCGAGAAGCAGGCCGAGTCCTGGGAGGACCTGCCGGAGGACATCAAGAACACGTACGACAAGCTCGGCATCCCCGAGGCGGAGAAGCAGCGCCTGGTCGCGGGCGTCGCCGCGCAGTACGAGTCGGAGGTCGTCTACCACCAGATCCGCGAGGACCTGGAGGAGCAGGGCGTCATCTTCCTCGACACCGACACCGCCCTGAAGGAGCACCCGGAGCTCTTCCAGGAGTACTTCGGCACCGTCATCCCGGCCGGCGACAACAAGTTCGCCGCGCTGAACACGGCCGTGTGGTCCGGCGGCTCCTTCATCTACGTGCCGAAGGGCGTGCACGTGGAGATCCCGCTCCAGGCCTACTTCCGGATCAACACGGAGAACATGGGCCAGTTCGAGCGGACGCTGATCATCGTCGACGAGGACGCCTACGTCCACTACGTCGAGGGCTGCACCGCGCCGATCTACAAGACGGACTCGCTGCACTCCGCGGTCGTCGAGATCATCGTCAAGAAGGGCGGCCGCTGCCGCTACACGACCATCCAGAACTGGTCGAACAACGTCTACAACCTGGTCACCAAGCGCGCCGTGGCGTACGAGGGCGCGACCATGGAGTGGGTCGACGGCAACATCGGCTCCAAGGTCACCATGAAGTACCCGGCCGTCTACCTGATGGGCGAGCACGCCAAGGGCGAGACGCTCTCCATCGCCTTCGCCGGCGAGGGCCAGCACCAGGACGCGGGCGCCAAGATGGTCCACATGGCCCCCAACACCTCCTCCAACATCGTCTCCAAGTCGGTGGCGCGAGGCGGCGGCCGCACCTCCTACCGCGGTCTCATCGAGATCGGTGAGGGCGCCCCGGGGGCGAAGTCGAACGTGCTGTGCGACGCACTGCTGGTCGACACCATCTCCCGCTCGGACACCTACCCCTACGTGGACGTCCGCGAGGACGACGTGTCCATGGGCCACGAGGCGACCGTCTCCAAGGTCTCCGAGGACCAGCTCTTCTACCTGATGAGCCGCGGCCTCACCGAGTTCGAGGCGATGGCGATGATCGTGCGCGGCTTCGTCGAGCCGATCGCCAAGGAGCTCCCCATGGAGTACGCGCTGGAACTCAACCGGCTGATCGAGCTCCAGATGGAAGGCGCCGTCGGCTGACGCCGAGCCCGTAGCACGAGGGGGCGCCTTCACGGCCCCGCACGGCGCCCGCGGGCGCCCGGCACGCACTCCCGCCCCACCGGGCGAAAGCCCGAGTACGTCCAGTACGAGAGCTTCCGCCCGGCGTGCCGAGAGCACGCACCGGCCACCGCGGAGACCGCACAGGACGGTGAAGGCACCCCCTGACGAAGTCCTCCGGCTCGGTTCGCTGAGTCCGACGCAGAGAGAGAGCACCACGACAGCCATGGCTGAGGCCCAGAACGCCCCCGTCCAGGGGGGCACCGTGCCGGCGGGTTCCACCACCGCCGGTCAGATCGCGGTGGCCGCCGAGTCGACCGTCGCCACGCGCATGAGCGCGCCCCCCTCGTACGACGTGGCCGACTTCCCGGTCCCGCACGGCCGCGAGGAGGAGTGGCGGTTCACGCCGCTGGAGCGGCTGCGCGGCCTGCACGACGGCACCGCCGTCGCCGACGGCGGCATCCGCGTCGAGATCTCCACCCCCGAGGGGGTCACCCAGGAGACCGTCGGCCGCGACGACGCCCGCGTCGGCCGGGCCGGCAAGCCCGTCGACCGCGTCGCCGCCCAGGCGTACAGCGCCTTCGAGAAGGCGTCGGTCATCACCGTGCCCAAGGAGGCGCGGCCCGAGGAGCCGATCCGGATCACCGTGCACGGCGAGGGCGGCACCGCCTACGCCCACCAGGTGATCGAACTCGGCGCCTTCGCCGAGGCCGTCGTGGTCGTCGACCACACCGGTGACGCGGTCCTCGCCGCGGGCGTCGACTACCTCATCGGCGACGGCGCCAAGCTCACCGTCGTCTCCGTCCAGGACTGGGACGACAACGCCGTCCACGTCGGCCAGCACAACGCGCTGATCGGCCGCGACGCCTCGTTCAAGTCCGTCGTCGTCACCTTCGGCGGCGACCTGGTCCGGCTGCACCCGCGCGTCAACTACGCCTCGACCGGCGGTTCGGCCGAACTGATCGGCCTGTACTTCACCGACCGGGGCCAGCACCAGGAGCACCGCCTCCTGGTCGACCACGACCAGCCGCACTGCACCTCGAACGTCGTCTACAAGGGCGCGCTCCAGGGCGACGACGCGCACGCCGTCTGGATCGGCGACGTCCTCATCGAGGCCGCCGCCGAGGGCACCGACACCTACGAGATGAACCGCAACCTCGTCCTCACCGACGGCGCGCGGGTGGACTCGGTGCCGAACCTCGAGATCGAGACCGGCGAGATCGTCGGCGCCGGCCACGCCTCGGCGACCGGCCGCTTCGACGACGAGCAGCTCTTCTACCTGATGGCCCGCGGCATCCCCGAGGCCGACGCCCGCCGCCTGGTGGTCCGCGGCTTCTTCGCCGAGCTGGTCCAGCAGATCGGGCTGCCCGACGTCGAGGAGCGGCTGCTCGCCAAGATCGAGGCCGAACTGGAGGCCGCGGTCTGATGGCCATCGCGTACGTGAGGGCCTGCGGCCTCAGCGAGCTGGAGGAGGACACCCCCAAGCGGGTGGAACTCGACGGCACGCCGGTCTCCGTGGTGCGCACGGAGGGCGAGGTGTTCGCGATCAACGACATCTGCTCGCACGCCAACGTCTCGCTCTCCGAGGGCGAGGTCGAGGACTGCCAGATCGAGTGCTGGCTCCACGGCTCCGCCTTCGACCTGCGCACCGGCAAGCCCTCCGGGCCGCCGGCCACGCGCCCCGTCCCCGTATACCCCGTAAAGATCGAAGGGGACGACGTGCTCGTCTCCCTCACCCAGGAGTCCTGAGGCACCATGGCAACGCTTGAAATCCGCGACCTGCACGTCACCGTCGAGGCCGACAACGCCACGAAGGAGATCCTCAAGGGCGTCGACCTGACCGTGAAGCAGGGCGAGACGCACGCCATCATGGGCCCGAACGGCTCGGGCAAGTCGACGCTCGCCTACTCGCTGGCAGGCCACCCCAAGTACACGATCACCGGCGGCACCGTCACCCTCGACGGCGAGGACGTCCTGGAGATGTCCGTCGACGAGCGGGCCCGCGCCGGCCTCTTCCTCGCCATGCAGTACCCGGTCGAGGTCCCCGGCGTCTCCGTCTCCAACTTCCTGCGCACCTCCGCCACCGCCGTCCGCGGCGAGGCCCCGAAGCTGCGCACCTGGGTGAAGGAGGTCAGGGAGGCCATGGAGAGTCTCCACATGGACCCCGCCTTCGCCGAGCGCAACGTCAACGAGGGCTTCTCCGGCGGTGAGAAGAAGCGCCACGAGATCCTTCAGCTCGAACTGCTCAAGCCGAAGGTCGCGATCCTCGACGAGACCGACTCCGGCCTCGACGTGGACGCCCTGCGCGTCGTCTCCGAGGGCGTCAACCGCGTCCGCGAGGGCGGCGAGGTCGGCACCCTGCTGATCACGCACTACACCCGCATCCTGCGGTACATCAAGCCCGACCACGTCCACGTCTTCGCGGGCGGCCGCATCGCCGAGTCCGGCGGCGCGGAGCTGGCCGACAAGCTGGAGGCGGAGGGCTACGAGTCCTACGTGAAGGGTGGCGCATCCGCGTGACTGTGGCCCATCAGGGGCTCTCCGGCCTCCTCGACACCGAGGCGATCCGCAAGGACTTCCCGATCCTGCACCGGGAGATCCACGACGGCAGGAAACTCGTCTACCTGGACAACGCGGCGACCTCCCAGACGCCCCGCCAGGTGCTCGACGTGCTCAGCGAGTACTACGAGCAGCACAACGCCAACGTCCATCGCGGCGTGCACGTGCTCGCCGAGGAGGCCACGGCGCTGTACGAGGGCTCCCGCGACAAGGTCGCCGCCTTCATCAACGCCCCGAGCCGCGACGAGGTGATCTTCACCAAGAACGCCTCCGAGTCGCTCAACCTCGTCGCGAACATGCTGGGCTGGGCCGACGAGCCCTACCGCGTCGACGCCGACACCGAGATCGTCATCACGGAGATGGAGCACCACTCCAACATCGTGCCGTGGCAGCTGCTCTCGCAGCGCACCGGCGCGAAGCTGAAGTGGTTCGGGCTGACCGACGACGGCCGCCTCGACCTCTCCGACATCGACGAGGTCATCACCGAGAAGACGAAGATCGTCTCCTTCACCCTCGTCTCCAACCTGCTGGGCACGCTCAACCCGGTCGAGAAGATCGTCCGGCGCGCCCAGCAGGTCGGCGCCCTGGTCCTCATCGACGCCTCGCAGGCCGCCCCGCACATGCCCCTGGACGTCCAGGCGCTCCAGGCCGACTTCGTGGCCTTCACCGGCCACAAGATGTGCGGGCCGACCGGCATCGGCGTCCTGTGGGGCCGCCAGGAGCTGCTGGAGGACCTGCCGCCGTTCCTCGGCGGCGGCGAGATGATCGAGACCGTCTCGATGCACTCCTCGACGTACGCTCCCGCGCCGTACAAGTTCGAGGCCGGCACGCCGCCGATCTCCCAGGCCATCGGCCTGGGCGCGGCGGTGGACTACCTCAGCTCCATCGGCATGGAGAAGATCGCCGCCCACGAGCACGCGATCACCGAGTACGCCGTCGAGCGCCTGCTCCAGGTCCCCGGCCTGCGCATCATCGGCCCGGCCTCGGCCGAGGACCGGGGTGCGGCGATCTCCTTCACGCTGGGCGACATCCATCCGCACGACGTCGGGCAGGTCCTCGACGAACAGGGCATCGCGGTCCGCGTGGGACACCACTGCGCGCGCCCGGTCTGCCTGCGGTACGGAATTCCCGCGACCACGCGGGCGTCGTTCTATCTGTACTCCACGCCCGCCGAGGTCGACGCCTTGGTGGACGGGCTGGAGCACGTACGGAACTTCTTCGGCTGAGGGACGGCTCGTGAAGCTGGATTCGATGTACCAGGACGTGATCCTGGACCACTACAAGAACCCGCACGGGCGGGGGCTGCGCGAGGGTGACGCCGAGGTGCACCACGTGAACCCGACGTGCGGCGACGAGATCACCCTGCGGGTCAGGTACGACGGCGAGCGCATCGCCGACGTCAGCTACGAGGGGCAGGGCTGTTCCATCAGCCAGGCCAGCGCCTCGGTGCTGAACGACCTGCTGGTCGGCAAAGACCTGGCCCAGGCGCGGAAGATCCAGGGCACCTTCCTGGAGCTGATGCAGTCCAAGGGCCAGATCGAGCCGGACGACGCCATGGAGGAGGTGCTGGAGGACGCCGTCGCGTTCGCCGGCGTCTCCAAGTACCCGGCACGCGTCAAGTGCGCGCTGCTGAGCTGGATGGCATGGAAGGACGCGACCGCCCAGGCCCTGGGCGAGGACGCGAGCGACACGACCGCGAGGAGGACGGCATGAGCGAGAACGCCGAGGCCACTCTGAAGCCCGCCTCCGAGGAGGAGGTCCGCGAGGCGCTGCTGGACGTCGTCGACCCCGAGCTGGGGATCGACGTCGTCAACCTGGGCCTGATCTACGGGGTGCACGTCGACGACGCGAACATCGCGACCATCGACATGACCCTGACCTCGGCGGCCTGCCCGCTGACCGACGTCATCGAGGACCAGGCCAAGTCGGCCACCGACGGGATCGTCAACGAGCTCCGGATCAACTGGGTCTGGATGCCGCCGTGGGGCCCCGACAAGATCACCGACGACGGGCGCGAGCAGCTCAGGGCACTGGGCTTCAACGTCTGAGTTCCGGGTGCGCCGCGGCGCACCCGGGGAAGGCGGGATCCACCGGTCACGGCCGGTGGACCCCGCCTTCTCGGCGTGCCGGACCTGCTCGGAACCCTCCGGCGGCACCTGCCGTCCGCGCCGCGCGCTCGGTTGGCCCGGGCGGGGTGAGGACGGTTAGGTTGCCCTCATGACCGACTCGACTGCTACTCGTACCACCGGCGCCGTCGCCGCCGGGCTGGCCACGCTCTCCGCCGACGGCACGGTGCTCGACACCTGGTTCCCGGCGCCCGAACTGACCGACGAGCCCGGTCCCGCCGGCACCGAACGGCTCACCGCGACGCAGGCCGCCGAGGCGCTCGGTGAGGCCGCCGCCCAGGTGCTGGGTGAGGACCCGCGCCGCGGGGTGGAGACCGTCGCGGTGCGTACGGTCATCACCTCCCTCGACGACAAGCCGGTCGACACCCACGACGTCTACCTGCGGCTCCACCTGCTCAGCCACCGCCTGGTCCGTCCGCACGGCCAGAACCTGGAGGGCATCTTCGCCCACCTCGCCAACGTCGCGTGGACCTCGCTCGGCCCCGTCCCGGTCGACTACCTGGAGCAGGCCCGGCTCAACGCCCGC
This window encodes:
- the sufC gene encoding Fe-S cluster assembly ATPase SufC, whose translation is MATLEIRDLHVTVEADNATKEILKGVDLTVKQGETHAIMGPNGSGKSTLAYSLAGHPKYTITGGTVTLDGEDVLEMSVDERARAGLFLAMQYPVEVPGVSVSNFLRTSATAVRGEAPKLRTWVKEVREAMESLHMDPAFAERNVNEGFSGGEKKRHEILQLELLKPKVAILDETDSGLDVDALRVVSEGVNRVREGGEVGTLLITHYTRILRYIKPDHVHVFAGGRIAESGGAELADKLEAEGYESYVKGGASA
- the sufB gene encoding Fe-S cluster assembly protein SufB, whose translation is MTLPTETAHPELEGLGTYEYGWADSDAAGASARRGIGEDVVRDISSKKSEPEWMTKLRLKGLKLFGKKPMPNWGSDLSGIDFDNIKYFVRSTEKQAESWEDLPEDIKNTYDKLGIPEAEKQRLVAGVAAQYESEVVYHQIREDLEEQGVIFLDTDTALKEHPELFQEYFGTVIPAGDNKFAALNTAVWSGGSFIYVPKGVHVEIPLQAYFRINTENMGQFERTLIIVDEDAYVHYVEGCTAPIYKTDSLHSAVVEIIVKKGGRCRYTTIQNWSNNVYNLVTKRAVAYEGATMEWVDGNIGSKVTMKYPAVYLMGEHAKGETLSIAFAGEGQHQDAGAKMVHMAPNTSSNIVSKSVARGGGRTSYRGLIEIGEGAPGAKSNVLCDALLVDTISRSDTYPYVDVREDDVSMGHEATVSKVSEDQLFYLMSRGLTEFEAMAMIVRGFVEPIAKELPMEYALELNRLIELQMEGAVG
- a CDS encoding non-heme iron oxygenase ferredoxin subunit is translated as MAYVRACGLSELEEDTPKRVELDGTPVSVVRTEGEVFAINDICSHANVSLSEGEVEDCQIECWLHGSAFDLRTGKPSGPPATRPVPVYPVKIEGDDVLVSLTQES
- the sufU gene encoding Fe-S cluster assembly sulfur transfer protein SufU, whose product is MKLDSMYQDVILDHYKNPHGRGLREGDAEVHHVNPTCGDEITLRVRYDGERIADVSYEGQGCSISQASASVLNDLLVGKDLAQARKIQGTFLELMQSKGQIEPDDAMEEVLEDAVAFAGVSKYPARVKCALLSWMAWKDATAQALGEDASDTTARRTA
- a CDS encoding metal-sulfur cluster assembly factor is translated as MSENAEATLKPASEEEVREALLDVVDPELGIDVVNLGLIYGVHVDDANIATIDMTLTSAACPLTDVIEDQAKSATDGIVNELRINWVWMPPWGPDKITDDGREQLRALGFNV
- a CDS encoding ABC transporter permease encodes the protein MRTGTYAPRPGAAPVGRMIAAQAAFETRLLLRNGEQLLLTVIIPSLLLVLFSTVDVVDTGADEPVDFLAPGVLALAVMSTAFTGQAIATGFERRYGVLKRLGASPLPRWALMASKTLAVLVTEVIQVVLLAVIALALGWSPHGNPLAVLLLLALGTAAFSGLGLLMAGTLKAEATLAAANLVFLLLLVGGGVVVPLSKFPDAVGAALGWLPISALSEGLRAILQDGAGLPLAQTGILAVWAVAALAAAGRFFRWE
- the sufD gene encoding Fe-S cluster assembly protein SufD, which encodes MAEAQNAPVQGGTVPAGSTTAGQIAVAAESTVATRMSAPPSYDVADFPVPHGREEEWRFTPLERLRGLHDGTAVADGGIRVEISTPEGVTQETVGRDDARVGRAGKPVDRVAAQAYSAFEKASVITVPKEARPEEPIRITVHGEGGTAYAHQVIELGAFAEAVVVVDHTGDAVLAAGVDYLIGDGAKLTVVSVQDWDDNAVHVGQHNALIGRDASFKSVVVTFGGDLVRLHPRVNYASTGGSAELIGLYFTDRGQHQEHRLLVDHDQPHCTSNVVYKGALQGDDAHAVWIGDVLIEAAAEGTDTYEMNRNLVLTDGARVDSVPNLEIETGEIVGAGHASATGRFDDEQLFYLMARGIPEADARRLVVRGFFAELVQQIGLPDVEERLLAKIEAELEAAV
- a CDS encoding helix-turn-helix transcriptional regulator; its protein translation is MKKAGEAPQEELATGERSTRNRVARSILDHGPSTVAALAKRLGLTQAAVRRHLDALVTDGVVESREQRVYGARTRGRPAKVFALTDCGRDAFDQSYDTLAADALRWIAETAGPEAVAAFARARVAAQAEQYRAAMGDADPADRAHALAKALSADGYPATARSAPEPQQGEQLCQHHCPVAHVAEQFPQLCEAETEVFSQLLGTHVQRLATIAHGDGVCTTFIPRATPQTTDTSASTAGRNPA
- a CDS encoding ABC transporter ATP-binding protein — its product is MRSTPPGEIPRPASPEPVLQVRGLIKRYGTKTAVDGLDLTARAGVTAVLGPNGAGKTTTVETCEGYRRPDAGTVRVLGLDPVREAPALRPRIGVMLQSGGVYSGARADEMLRHMAKLHAHPLDVDALVERLGLGSCGRTTYRRLSGGQQQRLALAMAVVGRPELVFLDEPTAGLDPQARRSTWELVRELRADGVSVVLTTHAMDEAEQLADDVAIIDAGRVVAQGSPEELCRGGAENTLRFTGRSGLDLASLLKALPADTAAVELVPGSYRLTGTVDPQLLATVTSWCAQHGVMPDQLSVERHTLEDVFLELTGKELRA
- a CDS encoding cysteine desulfurase, yielding MTVAHQGLSGLLDTEAIRKDFPILHREIHDGRKLVYLDNAATSQTPRQVLDVLSEYYEQHNANVHRGVHVLAEEATALYEGSRDKVAAFINAPSRDEVIFTKNASESLNLVANMLGWADEPYRVDADTEIVITEMEHHSNIVPWQLLSQRTGAKLKWFGLTDDGRLDLSDIDEVITEKTKIVSFTLVSNLLGTLNPVEKIVRRAQQVGALVLIDASQAAPHMPLDVQALQADFVAFTGHKMCGPTGIGVLWGRQELLEDLPPFLGGGEMIETVSMHSSTYAPAPYKFEAGTPPISQAIGLGAAVDYLSSIGMEKIAAHEHAITEYAVERLLQVPGLRIIGPASAEDRGAAISFTLGDIHPHDVGQVLDEQGIAVRVGHHCARPVCLRYGIPATTRASFYLYSTPAEVDALVDGLEHVRNFFG